The following DNA comes from Pseudorasbora parva isolate DD20220531a chromosome 8, ASM2467924v1, whole genome shotgun sequence.
atgatccagaagcgcaggcattttctctgggccaaggctaaTTTAAAATTGACTGGGGCAAAGTGGAAaagttctgtggtcagacgaatcaaaatttgaagttctttttttgaaaattgggacgccatgtcattaGGACAACCCAGCGTttagttcagaagcctgcatctctgatggtatggggttgcatgagtgcgtgtggcattggcagcttacacatctgaaaaggcaccatcaatgctgaaaggtatatccaatttctagaacaacatatgctcccatccagacatcgtctctttcagggaagatttggcgcatcataaagaggaagatgcgacaaagaagacctaagacagttgaggaACTAGAAGCCTgaattagacaagaatgggactaCATTCCTATTTCTAAACTTAAgaaacttgtctcctcagtccccagacatttgcagactgttataaaaagaagatgGGATGCCACACAGTAGTAAACATGACCTTTAcccaacttttttgtttttgacgacattttaaatcaacttattgtccccttaaaattataaatgttctcagtttaaacatgtGATATGTCATCTGTGTAGTATTCTGaatgaaacttccacatcattgcattctgtttttattcacaatttgcacAGTGTCTACaaaactacaaaaacaaaaggtgctataaaacacacacacacacacacacacacacacacacacacacacacacacacacacacacacacacacacacacacacacacagattagtTATAAACCGTatagatttttgggtgaatttcaGATGGTTTCAGCGTGTGGAGAGAAGAGATGGGGGAAGAGGGGGTAAAGGGAAAGAAATGTAAATTAAGACAATCCTGAGGTGATTGACTCAGTTTGGTTGTGTCTCAGTGGGGATGCTAATTTTGCAAGAGAGAATTCAAaaacttaaaggacaactccggctaatttttaaatttatcttgatcgttatacttttgtgagtacagtctatagaaaaaaaactaaccggattggtgcttgcaacacggagctattacagttaatgcccagagccccccctcagctaaaacggcagctttgggggcataaacgtaaaggttgtctttgtgcctcttgcagacacaaaatgcaattaaaatgtctgtccaacatgaacagggcccttacatgacaacgagatgggTTTatgtttagccacttagccattgtttaaattctcCTGTTTTAGGCGGCTAGCTGTGTCCCGTGCTGAAGTCCTGCGGAAAAACAGTCCAGTGGGGAAGAGCGTTGTGTttatgaagaggctctgctcatcggctcgaCGGTTCTCAGCATTGAAcgtgtccgagagaaacagttttcgattctgtactgctgaccCCGATGAGGACTTCTTGGAGAGCACCGCTGCTCGTTCAGTTAGTCacacatgctcagtatcagcggctcgtgagttcatcagatctctcagcaaaacaagtctcagttcagtgaacggttggagttacaacatataattcaagacattagtttatttatattcggagggactgtcactcgtgtcagaaagtgagtaactaaagtaacgtgtgtgtgatcagcgctgatttgaaaCGTGAACCTTTTTGAACGATTCAGTCcaatttggtgaactggttcgcccggttaatttggtgaactggttcgcccggtcgaattaactgtaataactctgtgttccaagcaccaatccggtttttttctatagactgtactgacaaaggtataacgatcaagataaacttaaaaaattgccggagttgtcctttaagttcCTTGTGTGTCATCTCATGTTACAGAGCATAGTGCATTTTTACAAAACTCTAAATTGAAGAAACTTGATCTCTTTGCTCTTCTTTTCTCCTTAAAGGCTCTGCATTCAGCCCTGCAGACATGCTGTCTAATGCCGTGGCCAATGTGATTTGCAGCATTGTCTTTGGCAGTAGGTTTGAATTTGAGGATCCACAGTTTCAGTTTCTCCTTCAGACAGTAAATAATTACTTCACTATCCTCAGCAGCCCTCTGGGTCAGGTATTGCACTTTaatgattttatattttatatatatacattcagAAGTCTCTTAAGATCAcaaagcctgcatttatttgatcaaaatacagtaaaacagtaataatgtgaattagcattaacttttaaaatagctgttttaaaCCTGCAGTTGGtaacttttgtaaaaatgtattttttacatatttgttaaacaTTCATAatgcagactgatctcatgaaatggcgtgaATGGTAGTAATGTGTAAGTgatatgacacgccaattcgtatgccattttggcgtgatatcaagacgcataatcgctttttagcgtgtttatcaatgcCGTTTCATTCtaccccctacactgcccctgcccctacacatacccatcacacacacacacacacacacacacacacacacacacacacacacacacacacacacacacacacacacacacacacacacactgccttcCCATCACAAAACATTCtgcaaaaacataatttagtatgtttataaatccatttaccttgtggacacgcacacacacacatcagtcacattttgaacgcgtaactcaaactcttcactaaacctacccatttgtgtattataaaaaacaggatataacaggcaaataCGACTGCAGgaactgcaggcacaatttattcagaaagtacaaatatccgaaagtgttccgaggccaaacaattgatttgtgtgaagaaaatacCCAAAAGCGATAAGAACGTAGGTAACGTAGGAATAAAAATAGTGCAACGTCATGTAGTTACATTACATGTATTGCAAAATACGTAATGTTTTGAGGACCATGCTTGTAGTCAAAGTATGGGCAGGCCATAGTCAATGTAGATCATAATGTTGATGTTTCGTCCGTACCAGTGAATGTGCCATAACTGTTTATCCGCCGGTGGCCCTGCTTGCTTACTACTAGCCtgtgtttataaatccatttataaATGGGAGAGCTGTAGCGCAGCTGTAAGTTGTGCTAGTACATATTTTCAGGCTAAGTCAATGTTTTCAAAAAACTCCCTACTCcagctttaatatatttttagctCCATTTTAATGGGGTGATGAAttagaaatcaactttcccttgagccttgaaaaatgtatacattgggatataatgctgccttcacatgctatcggaagcttcctacttcccacttcagaagtcgtgattacgaacttgttgtgttcaggtgctttgttgtcggaaagaatggaggacgccaggttcatacttttgtgcgtcttgggaaaatgtaattttaacactataaccatttcagtcatttcccggtcccagaaaatcatagaatcaCTGACAAACACTAGCAGCACCACACGAaagcatattgtttataatcacattcacaataaaggcataataTAGATAGACAAGataaggctgcttaaagactaaaatgaCTAAATTTTTTTAGCCCTACATGATCCTTTTGAAAAGCTACTTTTTCCACACTATCTCTAGATATtcagcttgctcactattctggaatgatggtcaactaTATGCGATTTTCAAcgtgtttaaaatacacaatatgcttcaaattattgttaatttatgtaaatatgtactacttCAATGACAAGATAAGACAATAAaacttttgcacaaaaaaactaataccacagcagaaattcgtctcccatccgccatttttaacggttatggcacgcccatctcgggaacttgggtatcaaaattattcccaaacttcccagtggtaaacacgacatcagagggcgttcatgtgcaatttttaccttggaaactcgtatttacgattaTTCCGATAGCACTTGAAGGCAGCACAAGAATATCCAGTTTAGAGTAATACTATTTCAAATGGAAAGACATTagccaatcaatcaatcaatcaatcaatcaactttatttatatagcgcttttacaatcacgattgtgtcaaagcatcTTCACAGAcagtattgcaacaaaattagatttggctgtacagtcattctggagaaaacaatgatgttatcagcttattttaatttatcatacagcgacaatgttggcagatttgtattatagtttatagaattaattaaaacctatcattatcataattttagtgtccccaactgagcaagccaagccaaaggcgacagtggcaaggaaccaaaactccatcagggcatgatggagaaaaataaaccttgggagaaaccagactcaatcggggtgccagttctcctctggcctattaacacaccgtgtaagattattattctggcaaccttacaggtcagaaatcatattagatcggaatattcaaaatttgaGGGTGTCGCgcaagagacaggtttatttaggatggtgtgtcgattacacaagagtatgaataaaTGAAAGATCTGCGTTATTGCGCCGAAAACGGgttttttgagcatgacgtgccggtgaggcaaattcagaggagacaccaattgacacggtctcagcagacactccaggatgcgttggtcatgtccaggcgcaggtccaccatccgatccggacacggcccggatccgggataaacctcgggataaacagagagactaacatagcgtagatgccactctttttatgatgtaacgagtacatcaggtgttatgggaagtgttcccggttccggctgacctagttaatgcagcctaacaatcagtcaattgaattgaataatgaaagttaaaaatgttctatgtgtatgccattgtAAAGAAAtgcgtttttagtctagatttaaactgacagagtgtgtctgcttccccgAACAAtactaggaagactattccagagtcTAAGTGCTaagtaggaaaaggatcgaccgcctgcagttgatttagatattctaggtattataaacttgccagagttttgagaccgcaatagacgtgatggagtattatgtgttaaagggttagttcacccaaaaatgaaattgatgtcattaatgactcaccctaatgtcgttcctcacccgtaagacctctgtgtttctccaaaaagattaaaacggttaatgaatcagtgaatcgatcaatgatttgggTCGCCAATgttacgtgatttcagcagtttgaaatcacgtgacattggcgacccaaatcattgatcaattcacaccttttgaatctttttggaggaacgtggaagagaagacaatgctgaataaaatcatagtttttgatatttttggaccaaaatgtattttcgatgcttcaagagactctaatcaaccaactgatgtcacatatggactactttgatgatgtttttattccctttctggacatggacagtaaagtgggctgatccttcagaaataattctcaTGTGATGaggtgcttaagaaacatttattattattaacacaaTTGCTTGTTTTACgattatttaatgaatataaagttcagaagaacagcatttatttgaaatgtaaatcTTTCGTatctttataaatgtctttactgtcacttatgATCAATTTTATGCACCCTTGctgaataattaataattaaataattaatttctttaaaaaaaatcttactgacccaacTTTTAAAGGGTTGTGTacatttttgttaataaaatacattaaaactaATTTTACATAGTAAATAAAATCCCACTTTATAGTAGGTGTCTACTaatatgtactaacattttagcTAATCATTTGACGTAgtaatgcacttattgtgtacatgcaTGTTTTTACACTGTACTTGGCACATATTcctttctgtagttacatttttaattacactgttgacacttcaCTTACACCTAACTTTACCGTCAAAATTACCCATACCATTACCTGtctcccacctcaatatcagcaaaagtgttttgcaatacaatatgaacacaaagtacattgtacttatttgtTTGAtgcaagtacatagtagttaaggacaCCTTATATAAAGCGGTCCCAAAAAAAGGTGTATTTTGAGACTCAACTTGAAGTTTCTTTATTTTCTTCTCAGCTCTATAATATATTCCCACGGTTAGTCAGTCTTTTTCCTGGTAAACACCATCAGCTGTTTAAAGACCTAGAAGCCCAAAGAGAGTACTACAAGAGTGAGGCACAAGCTCGGATGGATAATATAGATCCCTCATGCCCACAGGACTTCATTGAGGCCTTTGTGTTAAAAATGAAAGAGGTAAATCACTAAAAGAAATGTCAGTTTACACATAtttaaggaatagttcaccaaaaatattaaaattatgtcCTCTTTTGTTTCatcctgtatgaatttctttcttctgctgaacacaaaggaagatatttggaagaatgtccCACTATAAAAGTCAATGGCtgccgagatctgcttggttacaaacatttttttaaaatatcctcctttgtgttcagcagaacaatgAAATATAAACAGGTTAGGAACAATTGAGCGtgactaaatgatgacagaatttgaaaacatttacttGCACCATCTTGTGGTGAGACCATGACATGATGCAGATTAAAAACGTAACATTTCTCAGCAGCTTGTTTAGGTATAATGCTCCTCTTTGACAGTATAAATGAGATAACACCTGATAAACCTGTTCTCTTTTGCAGGAGAAAGACAAGCCTGACACAGAATATAATTTTGACAACTTGGTTTCTGTAGTATTGAACATGTTCAGCGCTGGGACAGAAACCAGTTCATCCACCCTTAGACACGCTTTGCTTCTGATGATGAAGCACCCAGATGTGCAAGGTGAGGTCAAACAAATGCCTCTCTTTCTAAGCATTTACCCCATCCCTTTCAAAGATCGTATTGGGcctcagattactattgttcaacattcactgcttGTTAAACATCACACGATtactttatctggacaaactcagtatcatcagaaagattaaagactccagcttcgatatttgaacactgtttaagataaaactgggttgcagtgatattaatttcttaatttatgtaaGGAGTGCATTACAATCGATCCGTTATGaacgatattttgaatagattatcAGACTAACGTTCATTCTCTCTCGTCTGCACTGGCTCATTtgtgttcacacagatcgcaaagaacagctttcagtttagctcttagttcaaaagtgctcatatttggagaaatattgacatatcacgtttgcaaactattttgtcatacagaataccatttctattAATTTCTCACTGAGTTATTCGATATAAAAGCAGGGTTGCCAGATGCTAGCAGGGTTTACCAGCCCAATTTTTTTTGGTTGATTTCTTGTTTAAATACATTGAATTCATTTACAAGCTTTAAAATGACCCATGTATCAGCTAGCCTATCCGATTTCAGAAACAACATTCAATGAAATGAATGCAACGTTCTTTGTACTTTTGCGTCCattccttttttgtttttaaccatggaaaaaaataattaaatggaatggttattgtatttttaaatactaTTTTGAATAACAAAATTTATATCAAAACGTAGGCTATACACAAATTCCGTgcgcacaaaataaaataacttatttttggatttttttaataagctacactttgcatttttataaactaaaaatgaacagattcatataaaaaatgtacatttacaaaTGTTCTTTTGTACAATTATTTCTAGATAAAGATAGGATCAGTAAAATGAAACAATAAACTTACAAATAATGATTAGGCCTACAAATTAAAAAACGATCGGAAATGTCATCCAATTTTCTAATAGCCTACTATTATTTGATGACAATATATTTGGAAAACAAAATACagctatttctttttttcttttaaacaaaaaagtttTGAATCAAGCTGCACCCTTTTTTAAATGACATATTTAATTCCAAAATAGAATAATGATTGAACAAAAACGTACACAGACTTTCTATGCCTCTGTCCGTAGTTATTCTATTGATTCCAGAATAAAAGGCACTGCTAtgggcactttaaaaaaaaacaagttataaataatttatattatttttaatattacttaagaaaaaaatattaatattattaaatattacttAAGAAAATTACCTTGTATCTGCTAATTCTATtaatcagtgttaaaaaaagaacatttaaaaaagaaaccgcgtttccatattttatttctggtttaaaaaaggaaaatggAATGGACGTAAAAGCGTCCTCAGTCTGACTATTATACTTTTAAACTATAAGCTTATGTCACGGAAAATAATGAAATCAACTGAGACGATCAATGAgtgtttattgtcaataaaagtCGCTTGGAACAAAAGCCTAACATGAAAATATTGAGTGGATATATTGATATACAAAATAACCCAGTTTAACATTTcaattatttcaaatacatgAAACATTCATGAATAACATTACATGAAAATCCCATGTGTCAGTGCACTCTTTGCAGAAGCGGAATGTTCGTGcatagagacagagcgacatgcgtcataatctgaaggccacgcccaccgggggggaaaacaaaccaaccgtctccattgactttatatttcggcaagcggcctccttgtcatttctgaattattacaaaaaaacgaacaatgtctaaaagctgatatgtgacaaggtgtacagaaaacaagctaaaaaacccaGGAACAAAAAGccagaagtttttataagctgttgaaCCAAAAAAACAAAGGTTTAAGGACACAAAAGAGGATACAGGCACTTGAGTCAGAGCGCGACttgttatattacactgagaactgcGCCCACTGGAGGGGGAAAGTAATCAGccacaggaaatataatatataaaactgacaatTGGATATTTGACAtcatgtttactgcacacgtaggGATACTGAGACATATTGAGCAtcaggatcccaaaattgacccattcttcccgctgaagcttcacgtcttattgcctgtatGCACTTTTgtctcgcagctacaggcaatcatttaaacggagctatggcgagcaatgtaagtcttttaacttctcaaattaattttttatgaaagttaagcttgcaaaggcatgaactgaaacgtgccagactgaactcgagtgtatgccgcgagtgtagtcatgattacctcagctctcatcgtgagagctcatcagctcatttatctgactcctgcagttagtgctcagtgctgtgatactcgcgcggtgactcacacattatattgaacagagacgttcagtttttaattgtagtgtcttctccaactaagtcacagtaatccagtagtggctttgggaatggcctcacagggcagcgaagcattctgggaattgtagtctatgtgacaaaaatacaaaaatacattttcaaaaatacattttctcaaaaataatttcacatttctactacattgatgacccagtttaaatacagattcatcttaccagcgctgaagtacccctttaaacgtTTTTGAGatcaacagcttataaaaacgtagttatgtttttttagcttgtttgctgcacaccttgtcacatatcagcttttagacattgttctgtttcttGTTATAAGTAAGAAAAGACGAGGCGACCGCTTCACGCAAtgcaaagtcaatggagagtgttggatattagtaaactttagatctcttttaaagaTCGAACTCATTGCCAGTCACTGCCTGAAGTAAAAGTAGGAAGAGACTGAACTTCTATGTAGGCTACTGATCGAATGTCAATGGAAGAAATAGGAAAAGCAAAACATAGTTGTAGgctgatggatgattgatgcgTGTACCACATTGGCTTCATCATCACCGCAAGTTAtgcatttcatgtattgcttGGTTAGGCATTTCATGCATTGCTATCTCCTAAATTAGTTAATCAGTCCCttaataatcatgttaactttgTCTGAATCCCAAGACTTGCTAAGTTGTGACGTATTgctgttgtgacgtcatggcGAATTGTCGTATTCTACATTTCTACGCGTGAACTAAAAAGCAAATAAACACACGATAAATTATGCCTCAGATATTCAAAAGTGTGAAACGATCGTCGAGTGAGCACATTGTATCATTAATTGAGCTGTTCTCCTCGCCAGACATTAGACAAAAGACTGCAAACGTGTCTTCAGGCCAAAAACCTTctaaaaaacatctaaaaaacaATCCAGACATGGTTTtagaaaatgtttcataaaattcATAGGTTTGGACATAACAGcctcagattttaaataaagcatgacCACACTTGTGCCTTCAATTTAGTTGTAGATATAAGTCGTTATACTacattcacataatatttttatagattttatagaatatttttatagaaaattaaaatatttatttttttagtttcagcctatatatctctatattaataactgtctgagtaattctcagtattcagctgtaaactctcaagtgttggctttctaaatatatattggGTATGTGTATATTCAGAATACCATACGAGCAGCTGTCTTTATGTTATGAGCATGTCGAAATGCTCCATTTGCAATCGGGAGATGACAGGTAAGGAGTTAAGTGTGTTTTTACTTTCACTTGTTCTGTTCAGAGCGTGTTCAGCGAGAAATTGATGAGGTTATAGGACAGGAACGTTGGCCCTCCATTGAAGACAGACTGAACCTGCCATATACAGATGCTGTAATTCATGAGGTCCAGCGCAGCATGGATCTCGCCCCCATCGCCGTCCCACACAAGATGATGTGCAACACTGAATACAAAGGTTATGTCATTCCTAAGGTATTCTTCTCCTCATGCATTTACATCATCTTAGTTCATCaagtgtttattattattacatctTTCTTTTTATTCTAGGGAACTATGGTTTTTCCACTGTTATCCTCAGTGCTTATAGACCCAAAACTTTGGAAGAACCCAAATTGTTTCGATCCTGAGAACTTCCTGGATGCAGATGACCGATTCCAAAAGAATGATGCATTTGTTGTGTTCGGCATGGGTGAGCTCAGAGCTTCATTGTGCATATTAGACCACTAAAACTGAAGTCAACACCTGCTAAATAATTGTTTATCAGTGTTTTAGTCATACtgggacaaaaataaaataaccacAAATAATTGATTCCTCAGTAGCTGCCTTCACAGACACAATAAAAGAGGAAGATACATAGATAAAATATTTTCTGTGTGTTCTCTTAAAAGGCAAGCGTGCGTGTCTCGGTGAGGCTCTGGCTCGGACagaactcttcctcttcttcactTCCCTCCTTCAGCGCTTCACCTTCAAAGCTATGGTGCCACCAGAGGAGCTCGACACAAAGCCTGAAAACTGCAGTTTTGGCCGCATGCCCCGCACATACGAGTGCTATGCCATTCCTAGGACATAGAGGAACAGTCCACAAAATAACGAAGAAAGCAGTCAACATACTCATATTTCATTTTGATGCTTTAATGGAAATAAATATGTCCAAAACAATATTATggcacaagtgttttttttttgtggcaaaTACAAAATTGATATTTAGCATGTGTACATGTTTATGTCCTCAAGGAGTCTAAACATTACccatttttttgcattgttcaTGATCAGTGAATCCCCTTTCTGATGAATTACAGTCTCAAATACCTGATTTCAGGCGTCTGAACACAGAAGCTTATGTCTGTGGAATGTTCACAAGGACATGAGCAACTATTTTTACAGAGCAAACAATATTATTGGCACTTTTACAAATAATGCAGTTTAACATCTGAGTTGTCAAAGTGCTTCATTTTTTCCTACACATTTTTTTCacacagaacatgtttttgtgtTTAAAGGTACACTCACTTTTTAATTAAAACTTAACAATTTGGTCAATCCATAATTTTCCAAAGTGGTTAGCTGATTCACTATGTAAGCCTattatatgtttatattttagacaTAGCAGGATGGAATTCGCGGGAAACTGTACATATCACTCGCCTGTGGGCGTCTTGTCTTATCTGTAAATAGAGAAAAGCTCCAGCTACTTTAACGGGTTTATGGTGTGGGATTGTTACAAAAGAATCCCCTTTTTTAAAAACGGGGGGAAAAAACAGAACAGAGGAGAGTATATACCGTATCTATTAATAGGCACAGCTACAGTAACGTCTTCAGCCAGTCAGCTAGAGACCCTTTCCATGTAAACTGGTAATACCTCTTCAGCCTAGCAGTGAATGTTTTATGAGCAGCAGAATAACCATATAGTTACACAGTCACGCAGTGCCaaagcacaaccaaaacaatgttcttccacaaaatgcatgtttttttgttttgtttttaaaggaacacaccgactttttgggactttaacTTATTCACTGTCTAGCTTAGCGCAAAGTctggaggtaaacggctccatctagcctactgctcaataagtgacaaaataacattttcctatttacatgctgtgatgtgtatagttacatcgtgtactgaGACCGACGATGATAATACACAGCGTCTGAAAATAGGTTAACTtctgtcaacataaccaacgtgacaTCCTTCTTGCGTGGACTATTTTCAGGCACTATGTAATATCATTGCATCGCTccacccatggtacggcagcaaagttccttgattattatgcaggaatgagttcctagccatatcggtGTAGAAAACTTTTTCATTTTCCGTCAGTCTTAATACATGATGTAATCAGTGTTGTAGCCTACACTTGGTCTCGAGACCATATTTTaatggtcttggtcttgtcatGGACTCATGTGCATTTTGGTAATGACTCTTATTCAAACTTATTAGGAATTGGACAATTAGGCTACTGTATATTAATAATTCTTTAAATTGATGTTTGATTGACACATCGAATGATTGGTGATTTTCTTGTGTGCACACCAGTGACCCGCCCGCTCTCGCTTCTATTTTTGTAACGCTCTGTCCACCTGCCATCAATCTGTAGTGATACCGCTTTGCAGAAAGTCACATGGCTACATTATTTGTCTCAActgtcattttaatatatttactgtTCACAAAGTAGGACAAAAATGTCACAGAGAAAATCTAATCTtatgtaattaaataataaaatgaatacaGATACAGATGACAGTCTCAA
Coding sequences within:
- the LOC137084333 gene encoding cytochrome P450 2M1-like encodes the protein MDILLALKTNAVSVVMTVLVLLLLWKIRGKQRSFGRLPPGPTPSPLVGNLFQFNFKEAYKYYLELSKKYGSVVTIWLANSPVVIISGYEALKETMIGLGEEFSGRANYPLVMKSTLGYGVLSTSGHRWKEMRRFSLMTLKNFGMGRRSIEERVREEAEYLVEMIKKCEGSAFSPADMLSNAVANVICSIVFGSRFEFEDPQFQFLLQTVNNYFTILSSPLGQLYNIFPRLVSLFPGKHHQLFKDLEAQREYYKSEAQARMDNIDPSCPQDFIEAFVLKMKEEKDKPDTEYNFDNLVSVVLNMFSAGTETSSSTLRHALLLMMKHPDVQERVQREIDEVIGQERWPSIEDRLNLPYTDAVIHEVQRSMDLAPIAVPHKMMCNTEYKGYVIPKGTMVFPLLSSVLIDPKLWKNPNCFDPENFLDADDRFQKNDAFVVFGMGKRACLGEALARTELFLFFTSLLQRFTFKAMVPPEELDTKPENCSFGRMPRTYECYAIPRT